CTTGCCTGCTCTACAGTCGCAGCAGCTAAAAAACCCAACACTGGCACATACCAACTAATTTTTTCTCTAACCATAGAACGATGAAGAACATACCAAAAAATTAGAAGCATGAAAACAGGATAAACATAATTAAATGATCCTGTTAACCAGTAAACACTTTGTCTAACAAAATGCAAGTTAAAAAAAGCAATAGCAACAGCTATAATAACAGCTGAATAACCAACCATACTTTTGTCATTGTTCTCTTCAGATCCCATACAGATCTTTGCTCCAAAAAATACAATTAAAGCCAAAATTAAAGAATTGAAAATCGCCCAGAAATGTTCACTTATACCTAGAAATATTGTAGCAAGAATGTGTACAATAGATCTACCGTTAGCTCTCATATAATGATCTACATGCCTTGCCACAAAATAATCAAAATCTCCGTCAGTAAAACAAGAGTAGAATAGATCATCTCCGTATATTCTAACATTTAAGTTAATTATAAATGTTAATACAAAAGTCAACAACATTATAAAAATCAGTCCATATTTTTCCCACGTATTTTTTCCCTTATTAATAAATTTTTTTCCCTCATCACTCAAATTTTTTCCCTCTTTCTAAACACTAGAAGCTGCGCAAATAAGTAATTCAATACAAGTACAATAATACTGATTATTACTTTTGATATCATAGCTTCTATTTGCAACCATGATGTAAGAACGTATACACCACCTACTTCAATTAACATAGTGACACCTCTAGATGAAAAGAAACTAAATGCTTCTAGTAAAAATTCCTTAGTGGAATCACATTTACTTCTGAATACAAATATCTTATTAGTCACATATGCAAAAATAACTGCACATATTATAGATATTACATTAGCAATATTAAGATTAATATTAAGGAGATATGTAAACAACCAAAAGACAGTGAAATTCACTAAAGTTGTTAATCCCCCTATGAATACATATCTAAATATCTTTTGAAATCTTTCATCCTGCATAATTTCTTTTATATAATTGATTAGTCTCTTTATCATATAATTTTCCTATCTTTCTTAATACTACTTCTGATATTTTGTGAAATAACATATTTCGTCCAATACACTTAATATGTTACAATATTTTACCAATACAAGTATACTATTAATAGTTTCAGTTATCAAATTACAATATTATTACATTTTCATTCTAATATGCTTTAGTTGCCATCTTTTCTGATATACATGCATGGTACAATCCCTATACTAGAAGTATTAGCTTCTTTGTGATAAGCAAATCCATCAAGACCTACAACTCTAACAAACCTTGAATTAGTATATGGAGTCCTTAACCAATAACTTCTTGATTTCTTTTTATTCACTACATGTTTATCGTAATCATTTACATCTAGCATGAAAACTCTTTCTTCATTGACACTACCATATGCTTCATTAACATTCTGAGTTATATATCCAGGTATACAATACCAATAATGAGGCTTATTGCCTTGTTCTATCAATGTATTTTTATCAGGTGATAAAATAGTCTTTATTGGAGTATTAATAATTTTTTCTTTTTCTTCTGCATTGAATCCGTACAAAAATCCTTCCTCTGTTTCGTTGTTAAGCCATTTTCTTACATCAGAATCTATCCATAAATTGGAATCATCTTCATCGAATTTCATAACATCAATCACATCATTAGTTGCAATAAAATAATAATCATCGGTCTCATCAAGGATTTCCCAGACTATATCTTCATTATTGTATTTTCCAAAAACCATAGTTTTGTTGTTATTACTATAATTCATGACTATAGAGGATACAACACAAATTATTATAAAACCAGTGATTCCAGCTATAATCTTGTATCGTCTTTTCTCCAATAGTTTTAATATATCTGCCACTATAAATATTATCGTCAAATCCAATAGAACATTAAACAAAAACATATGTTTTATAAGATCAGCCTCTCCATTACCAATAACAGGCAATATGAATTGACTTCCTGCAAATAATATAATCATTACCCTAAAAACTAGCGGTAGAATATTTCGTTTCTTATCTCCTCTTGATTTATTTCTTCTTGTCAGAAGAATAGTTGTTATGATAAATAAGATGAAAATGACCACTATTATAAATAGTGCAGATTCATATGCTGTTTTTCTTAATTTCTCCCACAAACTAAAGCTTTCATCAAATTTAACTCCTTCATCATAATCCTTCCTATTATAGTTACCTAGATAAGGAGGTCTTATGATCGTACTGGATACAGCTGATAATTTAATCTTATCCATCAATCTATCTGGATGTGTAAGATAAAACAAACTTATTTTCATTGGAGTAGCTTTCTTATATACTTCTTCTCTGAATTCATCACTATATATATCAAAACCACTATGGTCCATATACCCATGAGTTCCTTGTAGATTCAAATATTTTTCATCAATATCAAGATATGAAAGGTCCTCCTTAGGATTATCTGAATCCTTAAGGACTCCATAGAATAGAGAATGATATTTATTCACATCTCCCATCCATTTTGGTACTGATACATAATAATAAACAGAAGTCACAAGCATACATAGGCTTCCCATGACTATTAATGCTCTTATCTTATTATCCCTTTTATAATAGAATAATAATCCAGAGAATATTATCATAAGAATTCCTAGAGGTATATTAGCGACTTTTGCACCGATAAATATACACCCTGCTATAAAGTTCACTATGTATAATATGTACTTGTCCCTTTTTCCATTAATTATACACAACATACTGCCTATATATATCAATAATGATACTAAAATCAGAGGTTCACCGAAAAAGGAATTAAAATATACTAAATATCCTTTATCAAAATAGATAAATATAATTATAGCTGATAGTAAAATCTTAAATAATATATTCTTATAACGAAATCCCTTTATCAATAACACTATTCCTAAACTAACAAGCATCAGATACAATATGGATATTGCCCTAATATCAAAATCATAAATCTTATTATACCTAGAATACTTAACCACACCATTTATCACCTGCGCTAAATTCACGATGACAGAATGTGTAGACTTATAGCCACTGATATTATGTATTCCTGGATTAATTATAAACTTAATATATTCGGAAAGAGAATTGAATTCCCTATCATATGCAAAATCTTGTTGAGCATAAAAATATTTATCATTTTCATCACTAGCAAGTCCTACAGGTTGAATCACTCTTCCGAAGTCACAATTATCCGCCAAGCCCACAGTCGTAGGATAATTAATCAGGAGATAACCTGTTACTACTAGAATCATAAACAATATAAAATACCATACATTTCTTTTCATAATAGCCTCCATAATCTATCTTAAATCAAGTACAATATCAAACGAATTTTTTTCACTAGATTTATTTTCGTAAGAATCTGTTTACTTCAAGTCAACTCTTATATACCTATTGGTTAATATTTTGAAGCTTACTCCAAATCTCAGGTTTCATCTTCTTAATATTGACTATCTTGAAATCGTCATTTACAAAAGTATGTTTCGTACTGCCTTTCGCAATAATTTTATCGTCCTTTTCTCTTACCACATTATAGTTGAAAATTACTTTAACTGGATTCATCTCACTTATCCAAGCTTGAATAATAAGATTATCCTCATATTTCGCCCCTTGAATATATTTACAACTTGATTCTAGTACTGGCATCATTATACCCGCTTCTTCCATGTCTCTATATGACATTCCTGTTTCAGTAATGAATTCTCCCCTAGCTATTTCAAACCATGGGTAATATTTTGAATGATGGACTATTCCCATTTGGTCTGTTTCCACATATCTTACCTTTAATTTGGTTTCATGAATATACATATTAATTATTCCTCCCATCAGAATTATTGTATTGTGGTAATTCAACCATTGCTTTTAAACCTTTTTTATTATCGCTTGTTAATATTAACTGTCCTTTGTGTGCCTTAGCAATTCTAGCTACCATTGGAAGACCTAATCCATGACCATTAACGTTTGAATTTTTATCATTGGATGTATAAGGTAATCTTGTTAAGTTTTCAATCTTATCTTCTGATATTCCCTTACCATTGTCAGAAACACTAAAACAACATAACTCATTGTTAATAACAGATGTACTGATTAGTATTTCACACCCATCAGGATTATGGACTATACTATTTAATACAAGATTATACACAGCTCTGATCAATAACTTTTCATCTGCTATAACCAATATATTTTCATCAGATACATCTAAAGTAATTACGAATTTTTCATCAAGTCCATTATTAAGAAAATCAACAACTACTTGCCTTGCAACCTTAGATAATCTTACATGGGTGAGATTTAGAGGCTGCATATCATATTCTAACATAGATACAAGATTCAGATCATTAACTAATGATCGTAGTTTCTCACCTTGTTGTCTTATAATTCCTGCTTGCTGCTTACATTCCATAGGTATACTAGTACTATGTTCTAATTCACTTGCGTAACCAAGCACCATTGATAATGGTGTACGTATATCATGGGAAATTCCTGCAATCCAGTTGGAACGTGCCATATCTCTTTCTTTTAGCTTAGTATTTTTCTCTTGTAATATATTAGAAGTTTGATTGATGCTATTGGCAATATCCATCAAAACACCTTTAGTTTTTATAAATATAGGCTTCTCATTAGCCAAATTATGTATACCTTTTATCAGAGGTTTAACAGATTTTATTAATCTTGTTCCAACAAAAACTGATAACATCAAAGCTATAACTATATTAATAATAAACATTATACCTACCTTCATTGGTAATGAACTAATCCAACTGACAGGCATTTGGAATTGGTATTTCGCAAAACTTTTTTTTGGATACCCAAGCACAATCAAACCATATTCGTGTTCCCAAACAAAAACAGGATAGTCTTCTAAGAAATTTCTTGAAAGTTTAGCGATATCAGTCAATGTGAATGAATTAGGAATATCGCTGGGCAATCTATAATTCCATATGACATCGCCACTATCATCTATAAGTATAGCCCATAATCTTTTCTCTGTTAATACTTTTTTAGTATCCTCACTTAACTCATAACTTGAATTATTATTAAAATCTCTAGCTATGTTTTTTAGCTCTTTTTTAGGTGAATGTCCACCATTCATTCCTTTGAACACAAAAGAAGCTAGAATCGTATAATCAAGAACTAGTAGGAAAATGCAGATAATTATTGTAGCACCTACAAAACGACGTAAAATCCGAGATATACCATCCATATTATTCCCCCTCAACCAACAGCTTGTAACCTAATCCTCGAACTGTAATAAGACTTTTTGGTTTTGAAGGATTTAATTCAATTTTTTCTCTTATTCTCCTGATATGTACCATTAGAGTATTTTCATAGCTATAGTAATCATCCCCCCATACCGCTTGACATAAAGCATCTGTAGTAACAATACATCCTTTATTCTCATATAACTTCAACAAGAGTCCATGTTCTTTGGCTGTCAAAGTTACTTCTTTTTCATCTCTTACTACTATTGCACTTTCCAAGTCTATAACACATCCTCGTATCTGAAAATTAGGTAAGCGTTTAGGCGTTATAGTTGTATACACTCTTTTAAGTATAGCAGTAAGTCGTAAAATAAGTTCTTTAGGCAAAAAAGGTTTTACTATATAATCATCTGCACCTAATAATAGACCTAATAAACGATCCTCATCTTCACCTTTGGCAGATAGAAAAAGTACAGGTATATCAGAAAACTTTCTTATTGAAGAAAGCAATTGAAATCCATCACCATCCGGTAGCATTACATCCAATATTGCAATATCAGGATTCTTATTTCTGCAAAAAGTGATAGCTTCTACACAATTGGAAGCCTTATATATTCTATAGAATCCTTCTTTAAATAAAAATTCTTCAATCATATTTCTTATCTGAATATCATCATCGACTATGAGTATTTTTTTGTTTTTTATACTTTCCATTTGTTATCACCCACATCTATTATACCTAACATGACTAACAATTTCATTATTCTTGGAATTTATATATTTTATTTAAGGTAATCGTAAGGTAGATTTTAGATTGTAGAAAGGTATGGAAGTTATAATTACGTTGTATTGAAATTAATATTAATGAAATGGAGTTGAATTCGTATGACTACAATCGTATCAACACATCAACTATCAAAATACTATAGTGGTGTTTGTAGAGTCGATAAAGTAAATATGACAGTATATGAAGGGGACATATATGGTTTTCTTGGACCTAACGGTGCAGGTAAATCAACTACACTGAAAATGCTTCTGGGACTTTCCAAACCTACTAACGGTGATGTAAAGATATTTGGTAAAAATTTTAACAAGAATCGTCAATCAATTCTTAGTAAGACTGGGTCTCTTATTGAATCACCTTCGTATTATGGACATCTTACTGGATTAGAGAATATGCGTATAATGCAACGTCTTCGTAATGTACCACAAAAAAACATTGATGAAGTTTTACATATAATACGTCTGGAAAATCAAAAAGATAAACAAGTAAAACATTATTCTCTCGGTATGAAACAGAGACTTGGGATTGCCATGGCATTAATTAATTTCCCAAAATTATTGATTTTAGATGAACCAACTAATGGTCTTGACCCTAATGGTATAAGAGAAATCAGGGAACTCATTAAATCTTTACCTCACCGTTATGGCATTACAGTCTTGATATCTACTCATCTATTATCTGAAGTAGAACAAATGGCTACTTCTGTAGGTATCATTGATAATGGTAATCTATTATTTCAAGGTAGTATGGATTTGTTACAAAAAAAAAGTGAAACTTGCATTTGTATAAAATCATTAAACAACACTCTAGCAAGAAAAATATTAACTGCCAATAATTATACATTTTTACCACAAGTGAAAGATGATTTCATCGCATTTAGAAGTATCAACGATAATCAAATAGCTAATATTAATAAACTGCTTGTTGACTCAAATATTAAAGTTACACGTATTGAAGAACACAGAAAAAGCTTGGAAGACATTTTCCTAGAACTTACAGGAAGGGAGCGAAGTCTTTAGATGAAAATTCTAATATTAGAATACATGAAACTGCGCAGAAAAAAAATATTTCTAATGATTACTTTATTCATAAGTGTAGAAATTGCATGGGCTCTTATGTCAGTAAGTATAGCTTTATCTCGTAACCCTAGCAACAGTAGTTGGATGTCAACTATGGTAACTCTATCATCTATGAATGGTTTGTTTTTACCAATAATATCAGCAGTAGTAATGTCAAGAATCTGTGATATGGAACACAAAGGTAATACTTGGAAATTATTGATGTCAGTAGATATAAACCCTAGAAAAGTTTATGGTGCTAAATATTTATGTGGAAATTTTCTGCTTCTATATGCTGTTGTTTTACAAGCTATAGCTATTATAATCTTTAATATACTGAAAGGATTAAGTGAACCAATACTTTTTACTATGGTACTGAGATTTATACTTGGAACGTCACTAGCTAATATGGCAGTTCTTGCATTGCAACAATGGATTTCTTTATCAATCAAAAATCAATCATTTGCTTTATGTATAGGTATGATTGGAGGATTTTTAGGTATGACAGGAGATTTTTTCCCTATTTTTGTGCGCCGTATTTTCATATGGTCTTATTATAGTGGTTTATGTCCTGTGGCCTACTACTTTGACGATGAATCAGCTAACTATATTATTCAAAATCATAGTTTTGGTATCTTCTCTATTGTCATAATTATAGCATTAATATTCTATATTGTTGGTAATATTCATATTTCAAGGCAAGAAGTATAAGGAGGTAAAATATGTTAAGAAAAGTAATTTCCACAGAAATATTAAAACTTCGTCGTTCTCATATAATTATAGTACTTATGATACTCCCAATCATAAGTATAATAATTGGAAGTGCTAATTATTATTTTAATCAAAGTATATTACAGAAACAGTGGTTTAGTCTTTGGTCACAAGTAAGCTTATTCTATAGTGAATTTTTTTTGCCTGTACTTATTGCTATATGTTGTTCTTATATATGTAGATTAGAACATTTAAATAAGAATTGGAATAAAGTGATGACTGCTCCAATATCAGCATCAAATGTTTTTATTGCAAAACTCATTGTAACTGGTTTAATTATTCTTGTATTGCAAATATTTTTTCTTGCTCTTTATTTCTGTGCCGGTAAACTCTTGGGGCTATCATCACCATTTCCAAGTGTAATTTTTACTTGGTTTTTAAAAGGTTGTCTGTCTTGTATAACCATAACTTCTTTACAGCTATTATTATCTATGCGCATTAAGAGCTTTGCTGCTCCTATCGGTATTAGCCTATGTGGTGTCTTCATAGGTCTAGGAATGTATGTAACAAAAATTGGTATGTTATTTCCCTATTCATTATTAACTATTGGGATGAGTGCATTAAGTGGAGAAAATTTATCCCTTCATGACAATATATTATTTTTCACTAACAACATTATCTTTATTATTTTGTTTTCATTAATTGGAATATACAGGCTAAAAAAAGTTGACATAAATACTTAATATTTTTTGTTTCTTATGAAGGGAGTTAGATTCTATGAAAAAATCAATTGTTTTTTTATGTATATCAGCAATAGTAATATTAATTATTATTAAATTATTAACTACTTCGATTTTTGACCCAAAACGACTGACACCTGATGATCCAACTGGAAAAAAAATATATTATACTATGGTTGATAATAGTGATGTGGAAAAAGATGAAAGCAATGATTGTTATGACTATAGACTTTCCTGTTATAGTGACATGCTCCCCCACTAAACCTATAAAACGGTTTTGAGGGGGTTTCTTGGGACGTAGTAACCTAATGGTTACTATTATTACCAAGCTCTACGGGTAAGCCCTACCCTGTAATATTTTAATATTGCAACAACAATTCACCTTGATTTTTAATGTTTATACTTGCATTTAGGTCTCTATCTATTGAATTGCCACACTCACAAGTATATACTCTTTCTGATAGTTTCAAATCTTTTTTTACTGCACCACAAATTGAACAGGTTTTACTTGATGGATAGAATCTGTCTATCTTCACAAGTTGTTTTCCTCTTAATTCAGCTTTATATTTAAGCATTGCAATGAACATTCCCCAACCATTATCAGATACGCTTTTACCAAATTTCAATGCTTGGCTCATACCTTTCATATTTAGGTCTTCTATCGCTATAGCATTGTATTTATTTATTAATTGAGTAGATAGTTTATGTAAAAAATCCGATCTTGCATTTTTGATTTTATAGTGTATTCTTGCTACTTTAATCTTTTGTTTATCCCAATTATTCGAAAACCTTACCATACGTGATAATTTCCTTTGTGCCTTGATAAGTTTAGCTTCTAACATACGAAAAAATCTAGGATACTTGGCTCTTTGGTTTTCAGAGCTAACAAACAGTTCTTTCATTGAAAAATCTAAACCTACTATGTTGCCGTTACTTGGAACTTGAATTATTTCTTTTTCAAATTCAGTAGTAATACTTACAAAATAAGCACCTGTAGGTACTTGACTTATAGTAGCAGATAATATTTTATGATTCCTAGGTATTTCTCTATGAAATTTAGTTTTTAGTAATCCTAATTTTGGGAACTTCAACATACTGCCTTCTATTCTTATTGAATTGTTAGTGTTTTTGGTTGTATAAGATTTGATATTGTTTCTTTTAGATTTGAATCTAGGATATTTAGCTCTCTTTTGAAAGAAATTCTTAAAAGCAGTATCTAAATTCCTAAGTGCAGATTGAAGAGAAACACTATCCACTTCTTTAAGCCAAGTTAAATCTTTTTTCAAAGCTGTTAACTCTTTAGCTTGATTAACATAAGTAGTTGATTTTTCTTCATTCTTGTATAATTCAATTCTTTGATTAAGAAAACGATTGAATACAAATCTAGTACAGCCGAAGGTTTTATGAATCAAAGTCAGTTGTTCCTTATTAGGATATATTCTATATTTGAAAGCTTTATTGATTTTCATAGATTTTCCCACTTCCTTATGTTATAATTATATCGTAATTCAATTTAGTTGTAAAGGAGTTTTTTAGATGAATAATAGTTAATCCAAAAGCAATAGGCATTCAATATACAATCTAAAATATCATTTGGTTGTAATAACTAAATATAGACACAAATGTATTAACAAAGAACTTACTATTTGAAACACCTCCCCAAGTGGAATTAGCAAAATTAGTTAATACTTTGAAGACTGTTTCTTCAAGACTGATTAGGAAAAAACATAGTGAATATTTAAAAGAATATTACTGGAAACCCGTATTTTGGAGTAGAAGTTATTGCATTTTAACAACTGGAGGAGCAACAATAGAAATGATTGAGAAATATATTCGCTCTCAAGCAGGAGTTAAAGATTAAAAACCGTTCCGATTCATCTCCCTCCTAGTTAGAGGAGGGAGTTTTCTCGAAATATCTAGATAAAAAAGGTTCAGAAAAAAAGCTTACTTTTTCTGCTGGTAAATTGTTACGTGAAGGAGCTTACATAGAGTTATATGCAACTACTTTAAGAGGTGTAACTTACTGGCAGGAGGTTAAATTTCAAGAGTTACCAGAAGATGTTCAAGAAATTTATGAAAATACCCTAACATCAACTAATCACAAAAATTCAAGAATACCTACATAGATTATTTATTGTAGATCACTCATGCAGAGAATTATTTTATTATTACTCAACTTTCTCACCTTTAATTTAATGTAGACAAATAAAGGCTTAATAGGTTACTTATATTCACAAAGCCTATTAATTAGTCTTCCATAATAGAATATTGAAGTAAGAAAGTTGAGTCAGTAAAATTATACTACTTCAACAAATTTATTATGCAACTTACATTTTAGAGTAACATTTCGTTTCCTTAGAACTGAGTCTATTGCTTTTAACGTAATATACAATTTTTCTTCGTAACAGTTTTCACCCATATGTCCTATTCGTATTACCTTATCTTTCAGATAATCAAAAGCTCCTGAAATTATGATATTATAATCATTTGCCATATCATCAAGTATAGTCTTACAATCTACTGAAGATGGAACCATTATTGTGGTTACTGTATTGGAAAAACCTGAATCAGGATATAGTTCTAGACCTGCTTCCAGTAAAGCTGTTCTTACGCCTCTGGCTAATCTTCTATGTCTATCAACAATACTATCATCTCTAAGCATTCTATCCACAGCTTCATTCAAACCGTATATATCACTAATGGATTGGGTATAAGGGAACCATTTGTCTTCATACCAATTTTTCCACAATGATAGGTTGCAATAAAAACTTGGTACAGGTTTATTTCTGTTCATTATCTTATTCCAAGCTCTATCACTGATACCAAGTAATGTTAATCCTGGTGGTGCTGAAATACATTTCTGTGAACCGCCCAATACTATATCAATCTTCCATTTATCAACTTCTAGCGGTTCTCCTCCCATTGACGAAACTGCATCTACTATGGAGATGATACCGTATTTGTCTAATATGGGACATATTTTATCAATAGGATTAGTAATTCCCGAAGGTGTTTCGCAATGAACTAAAGTCGCTACTTTATAGTCATGATTTTCTTGTAAAAATGATTCTAATTTCTCTACATCAATCTCCCTAGTATAGTCCGAAGAGAAGAATGTTACATCTCCACCATATAACTTGGCAAAATCTCCAAATCCTTTACCGAATATACCATTATCAATACATAGAACTTTATCATCCTGCTCTATTAATGATGCACAAGCTGCTTCCAATCCTAGAATACCTTCTCCCGCTAATATGAGTACATCATTTTCTGTATGGAGCATCTTCTTAATCTTATTACAAGTTTCTCTATAATAATCATAGAAATCAATATCAAAATCTGGGTTGGTTATTGGTTTTGACATTGCCATCCTTACTTCTTCACTTACATATGTTGGTCCGGGTGTCATCAACAATTTATTTTTCATAGCTACCTCCATATTGAATTTATTATTATATCATTTACAAAATTTATTACTATTATATATAAAAACTGTATATATAAAAAGATACAGTTTCTATAATTTAAAAAAGTACAGTTAAATTATATCTTTTTTCAATAAGTGATAAAATTATAAGTATAAAATTAGCTTCTTTTACTTTATACACATATAATTAGATAGATGTATAATATAGAATAATAGGTAATAATCATTATTATTGTCTCCATATATTGACTTCACTTCTATGATAAAGTAAAATTGTTGTTATAAGCATTTAACTGATGAGAGGTGGAAAGTATGAATAATAAAAAAACCGATAGCATATTAATTGATGGTATAGTATCTTCATTGATAGCTTTCTTAATAGCGATAGGTATATGTTTTGTATTATCACTAGTATTCAATTTAACCGGATATAAAGAATTCAATCAAATAATGTCAGGTAATTTGGGTGGAGATAAAGGAGCTAGTGTAAATAGCATCTTAAGAATAACCGTAATACTATTTAACTTTTCATTATTTAACACTGTAGGTACTGTTAGATTTGGTATATTGATTTTTGCATTTATACCTATTATCGCATTTTGGTTAGCCAATAGGCAATTAAATAAAAAAGGTAATTTAGGCCCTACTAATATTAGTATTTACTTGATAAGTTCATTAATATTTGCTTCATTACAATTTATAATATCTTTGATTACCAAAGGTGAACTTGTAGAAGGATTACCTATTAACTTTGCAACATTGAGTAATTTTATAGCTACTTTTATTCTGACTTTCATAATTCAGTTATTCATTAAACTTAATTATAGAAACACTGGAAAAAATGCTGGCATCAAAGCATTTAAAAGCACCTATAGAATTATGGGAATCGTTGCTGGGTTTATCGGTATAGTAGCTATCGTTGCTGGTGTTTCAAGCCAAAGCAATAATATTATTATGATGATAATTGCAGTAATAGCTATGTTGCCTAATGTAATTTCATATATTTTCTTTTATATGATAGGACTTACAATGAAATTCAATGATGTATTTCAGGAACAGTTAAATATATATATTAATTTAGACTTGACTTTCCAGAATAGAATGTATATAAGATATATAGCAATACTTTTATTTGTTCTTATTATCGCATATGTAATATATAAAATGGATAAAAAGAAATTTATAAGAAATGCTATTATTTATTCACTTACACTAGGGATATTCATGGGAACTCTAGGCTATTGTTCAAGTATCAATTTTATTGAAATCAAATATATAGGAAGTATTCAATTTGGCGTTAGTAGCATTCTACTTTCTGTTTTTATTCCTATATTGGTCATATGGATTGTTATTTTACTTTATTATCTAATTAAAAGAATAAAAGATATCATAAGAGAGTAATATAGTAATAATCTGATACTTAGATAATAATGCCTTGACAAAAATAACATTCTACATTAGAATCATATATTAAATGAAAGATCTTTTTCGCTTTTATTATTGAATAGAAATATATCGTATGATTAAGTATAAAATCAAAATATTGAAATATGATGTTGATGAGAAATAGTAGATATCATTGTATCATTTTAGAGAGGAAGTCAAAGCTGAAAGACTTCTATGAGACGGATATCGAACCTATCTTGGAGTTCTGTATGAAAATACAGCGGTTGCCTTCCGTTAATTAGGTCACGAGATAATAATTGATTATTTCTTTATTAATTAATTATTAACTAGGGTGGTACCACGAAAATATAACTTCGTCCCTTCTGGGATGGAGTTTTTTTATTATAAAATATTTTATAAGATAAAAAGGAGAGTGAAAACTATGGCTAAAAAAGATAAGTTTGTAGAAGCTATTACGCCAATGAATGAAGATTTCGCAAAATGGTACACTGATGTAGTCAAGAAAGCTGAACTAGTAGATTATTCAAGTGTCAGAGGATGTATGGTCATCAAACCTTATGGTTACGCCATATG
The sequence above is a segment of the Vallitalea longa genome. Coding sequences within it:
- a CDS encoding response regulator transcription factor, whose protein sequence is MESIKNKKILIVDDDIQIRNMIEEFLFKEGFYRIYKASNCVEAITFCRNKNPDIAILDVMLPDGDGFQLLSSIRKFSDIPVLFLSAKGEDEDRLLGLLLGADDYIVKPFLPKELILRLTAILKRVYTTITPKRLPNFQIRGCVIDLESAIVVRDEKEVTLTAKEHGLLLKLYENKGCIVTTDALCQAVWGDDYYSYENTLMVHIRRIREKIELNPSKPKSLITVRGLGYKLLVEGE
- a CDS encoding GtrA family protein; protein product: MIKRLINYIKEIMQDERFQKIFRYVFIGGLTTLVNFTVFWLFTYLLNINLNIANVISIICAVIFAYVTNKIFVFRSKCDSTKEFLLEAFSFFSSRGVTMLIEVGGVYVLTSWLQIEAMISKVIISIIVLVLNYLFAQLLVFRKREKI
- a CDS encoding acyl-CoA thioesterase; this encodes MYIHETKLKVRYVETDQMGIVHHSKYYPWFEIARGEFITETGMSYRDMEEAGIMMPVLESSCKYIQGAKYEDNLIIQAWISEMNPVKVIFNYNVVREKDDKIIAKGSTKHTFVNDDFKIVNIKKMKPEIWSKLQNINQ
- a CDS encoding DUF6273 domain-containing protein, translated to MKRNVWYFILFMILVVTGYLLINYPTTVGLADNCDFGRVIQPVGLASDENDKYFYAQQDFAYDREFNSLSEYIKFIINPGIHNISGYKSTHSVIVNLAQVINGVVKYSRYNKIYDFDIRAISILYLMLVSLGIVLLIKGFRYKNILFKILLSAIIIFIYFDKGYLVYFNSFFGEPLILVSLLIYIGSMLCIINGKRDKYILYIVNFIAGCIFIGAKVANIPLGILMIIFSGLLFYYKRDNKIRALIVMGSLCMLVTSVYYYVSVPKWMGDVNKYHSLFYGVLKDSDNPKEDLSYLDIDEKYLNLQGTHGYMDHSGFDIYSDEFREEVYKKATPMKISLFYLTHPDRLMDKIKLSAVSSTIIRPPYLGNYNRKDYDEGVKFDESFSLWEKLRKTAYESALFIIVVIFILFIITTILLTRRNKSRGDKKRNILPLVFRVMIILFAGSQFILPVIGNGEADLIKHMFLFNVLLDLTIIFIVADILKLLEKRRYKIIAGITGFIIICVVSSIVMNYSNNNKTMVFGKYNNEDIVWEILDETDDYYFIATNDVIDVMKFDEDDSNLWIDSDVRKWLNNETEEGFLYGFNAEEKEKIINTPIKTILSPDKNTLIEQGNKPHYWYCIPGYITQNVNEAYGSVNEERVFMLDVNDYDKHVVNKKKSRSYWLRTPYTNSRFVRVVGLDGFAYHKEANTSSIGIVPCMYIRKDGN
- a CDS encoding sensor histidine kinase, producing the protein MDGISRILRRFVGATIIICIFLLVLDYTILASFVFKGMNGGHSPKKELKNIARDFNNNSSYELSEDTKKVLTEKRLWAILIDDSGDVIWNYRLPSDIPNSFTLTDIAKLSRNFLEDYPVFVWEHEYGLIVLGYPKKSFAKYQFQMPVSWISSLPMKVGIMFIINIVIALMLSVFVGTRLIKSVKPLIKGIHNLANEKPIFIKTKGVLMDIANSINQTSNILQEKNTKLKERDMARSNWIAGISHDIRTPLSMVLGYASELEHSTSIPMECKQQAGIIRQQGEKLRSLVNDLNLVSMLEYDMQPLNLTHVRLSKVARQVVVDFLNNGLDEKFVITLDVSDENILVIADEKLLIRAVYNLVLNSIVHNPDGCEILISTSVINNELCCFSVSDNGKGISEDKIENLTRLPYTSNDKNSNVNGHGLGLPMVARIAKAHKGQLILTSDNKKGLKAMVELPQYNNSDGRNN